TAATTCCCTCTGCGCTTTTGCAATTGCTCATCGCATGGGTGTTCCTGTAGAGATGATTCAAAGGGGATTATCTGCAATGAATTCTGTACCAGGCAGGTTTGACAAGATAAGATCAGATTCGGGTTTTTATATAATTGTGGATTATGCTCATACTGATGATGCGCTGCTGCGGTTACTGCAGTCAGTAAAGGAACTTCAACCAAGAAGGACCATTACAATCTTGGGTTGTGGCGGGAATAGGGACAGGACAAAACGACCACTCATGGGAAGGGTTGCTATTAGTAATTCTGATTGGGTGATTGTTACAAGTGACAATCCAAGGGATGAGAATCCCAATGAAATTATTGAGGATATTATCAGAGGGGTGAATGAGACAAATTATGAGATAGAGCCCGATAGGGAAGAGGCAATTAGGATAGCAATTGATATGGCGGAGAGGGGAGATATGATTGTGATAGCGGGTAAGGGGCATGAAAACTATCAAATAATTGGTGATAAGCGTATCTATTTTGATGATCATGAGGTAGTGAGGAAGTATTTAGGTAAGAGAGATGGATTTTGAGAGTCTATTATCCCACAACAGTTCAATGGATTATTGATTCGAGTGGCGGCACCCTTATAGCGGGTCAACCCGATAGGAGGGTGTTGACAATAACGACCGACTCAAGGGATGTGGGGGAAGAGAACCTCTTTATACCACTATTGGGGGATAAATTTGACGGCCACGATTTTATTGAGCCACTCGTAAAGGAAGGGAGAATCGTAGCCTTTCTGACAATTAAAGAGGAGTTTGAGAAGATAGCCTATCAGGAGAAAATTGCCGCAATATTATGTGATGATACGCTTAAGGCCTTGGGATCCATAGCATCTCATCATAGAAGTAAAATGAATCCAGTAATGATTGGTATAACAGGAACCAATGGCAAAACAACAACAAAGGAGTTGTTAAACTCGGTTTTACGTAAAAAGTATAATTGTCACAAAAATGAAAAGAACTACAACAACGAGATAGGCGTTCCGTTTACCCTCCTTGGTTTGAGTAGGGAACATGAGGTTGCTATTATTGAAATGGGGATGAACCATAGCGGGGAACTCAACAGGCTTTCATTGATGACAAAGCCGGATATAGTGATAGTAACCAATATTGGAGAGGGTCATTTGGAGTTTTTTAATGATGTTAAGGGTGTTGCCCTAGCTAAATCAGAGATTATTGATGGGATGAAGGAGAACGCGCTTGTTCTGCTAAATAGGGATATGGCCTATTATGATATGCTCTATGAGAAAGCGATTGCGAGGGGCTTGAATGTGAAGAATTATGGCCTTTCAGAAAATGCTGAGATGCGCCCTGAGGCATATAGGGTGTATAGGGATAGAATAGAGATAGTGCGAAAGGGCGTTACCTTTTCTATACCGCTTTTTGGGGTTCATAATGTGTATAATGCCCTTGCAGCGATATTGGCTTCTGAAGAACTTGGCCTAGAGCCAAGGTTAATACAGGAAGCTTTATCTGATTTCAAGAATATTGAGATGAGAAGTCGTTTAATTGATGGAGATTTTATAATAATTGATGATACCTATAATTCAAATCCGCTTTCCTCAAGATATGCCCTTATTTCAGCCAGCATGATCTTCCCTGATAACAGGAAGATAGCTGTATTATCTGACATGAAGGAGCTAGGTAATCTATCCGAGGCATATCATAGGGAGGTGGGAAGAATTGCCTATGAGTATGGATTTGATTTGCTATGTGTCTGGGGAGAGATGGCAGTGGCCATGGCAGAGGGTGCACAACTAGCGGGCATGGATGATAAAAATGTTTTATATTTTAAATGCAAGAAAAAGCTAATTGATTTTGTTGTTGGCTGTGTAAAACCAAACGATGTAATTCTCATTAAAGGATCAAGATCTATGAAGATGGAGGAGGTTGTGGATGCAGTAATCCACTAAGTTGAGATTCTATGTTCTACCATTTTATACTTCCATTACAGGATTTCATATCTTATTTACGCCTATTTCAATACATTACCTTCAGGTCAGCCTATGCCGCTGTAACAGCGCTCCTATTTGTTTTAATTTTTGGCAATATGGTAATAAAATGGCTTAAGAAACTCGAGATTGGAGAGGAGATAAATAAATTAGGACCAGATAGCCATAAGTCCAAGGCGGGGACGCCTACTATGGGAGGGATAATTCTACTTGGCTCTATGCTTATGTCAATAGCCCTTTGGGGAAATTTCAATAACCATTATATAATTATACTGATTGTTGCAACAATACTCCTTGGAATTATTGGATTTATTGATGATTGGATGAAGTCAGTTCTCAAAAAGGGTAATGGGATGTCAGCCAGAATAAAGATGCTTTTACAGATCATTATCGCTTTGGGTGTGACTACAGTGGTTTATTTGTATCCATCCAGTGAAGAACATGCAACAATGCTCTATATCCCATTTCTAAACGAGCCGGTATTGGATATGTTGTGGTTTTGGATTGTTTTTGCTACTATTGTGATAGTCGGAAGCTCTAATGCGGTTAATCTCACTGACGGGCTGGATGGGCTTGCTATAGGATCAGTCATCATAGTTGCTACAACCCTGGGTATTATGACCTATCTCACTGGACACATCGAGATAGCCAGTTATTTGAGAATACCCTACATTCCTGATAGCGCTGAGCTTACAGTCTTTATTTCTGCAATGGTTGGAGCATCTATAGGATTTCTTTGGTTTAATTGTAACCCTGCATCTGTTTTTATGGGAGATACTGGCTCGCTCTCCCTTGGAGGAATAGTCGGTATTGTCGCTATCTTAATTAAAAAGGAGATATTCCTATTTATTGTAGGTGGTGTCTTTGTCCTAGAGGCAATCTCTGTAATAATTCAGGTAGTGACATTTAAGCTAAGGGGTAGGAGGGTTTTTAAGATGGCTCCCATCCACCATCATTTTGAGCTCTCTGGATGGCCTGAACAGAAGGTTGTTGTAAGGATATGGATACTTGGGATAATTCTAGCGATTATGGGCATCACATCGCTAAAGATATTATAGGCAGGGTATTGTGGATATTCTTGATAGGAATAGCAATATATTGGTAGTTGGCCTCGGCATGATTACAGGTGTCTCCACCTCGAACTTTCTCGTTAAAGAGGGCTTCAATGTTTATGTTTCAGATATTAAGCCTGAGGAGGAGTTAAGGGAGGAGAAAAATAGACTCGACGAGAGGGTAAGAGTCCTTGCAGGGGATCAAAGTCAGAGTATTCTGGATAAGGGATTTGATCTTATTGTTATCAGTCCAGGGGTTCCAAATGAAATACCACTGATTCAAGCAGCAAAGGATAGGGGCATTGAGATAATTGCTGAGATAGAGTTGGCTTACAGATATTTACAGGGCAGAATAATCGCAATAACCGGCACTGATGGCAAATCCACAACCACCACCTTGGTTGGTGAAATACTAAAGGGTATTGGATTAGATACACATATAGGCGGCAACCTCGGCACTCCTATGATTAGTTTTACTAAGGATACTAAAAATGATTCCCTATCAGTAGTTGAGTTATCATCTTTTCAACTTGAGAACATTGTAGGCTTTAAGCCCGATGTAGCCGGGATCCTTAATGTGAGTCCCGATCACCTGGACCGTTACAAGGGAATGGATGAATACTTCGAGGCGAAGCTGAGAATATCGATGAATCAGATTGAAGAGGATTTCTTTATATATAATAATAATGACAAGTTGCTTGCCAGAGGTTTAGGCGGAATAAAGGCAAAGAAGTTGCGCTTTTCTCTATCAGATAACGGTGCTGATGCCTTTTATAAGCAAGATTCGATCTTCATAAAATTAAATGATAGGATAGAGCGAGTCCTCGACATTTCAAGGATGCAGATTTATGGAATGCATAACATAGAAAATGCAATGGCAGCTATATTAATGGTGTCATCAATTATGGAGAAGATGAACTATGATCTTGATGTTGACCTTATAGCTGAGACATGTTATTCCTTTAAGGGTCTGCCTCATAGGATGGAAGTGTTGGGTGAATATGAGGGTAGGCGCTTTATTAATGATTCCAAGGCAACCACAGTTGGCGCAGTTGAGATGGCATTAAAGAGCATACCCGATTCAGGGATACTCATTTTGGGCGGCAGAACCAAGGGGGATGATTATACGAGACTAAAAGGAAGCATAAAGAGTAAAATCAGACATCTAATGCTTATTGGAGAATCCTCGTCTGAATTTGAGAAGTTATTCAAGGATCTTCCATATTCTATTAGTGAGTCAATTGACGAAGCGGTAAGGGGTGCGATGAGGGCAAGCATGGAGGGGGATGTTATTTTGCTTTCCCCTGCCTGCGCTTCATATGATATGTTTAAGAGTTATGAGGAGAGGGGGGATCAATTTGTAAAATCCTTTAAAAAGCTACAGAATGGAGAACTCTCTTGGATGTAAAATCCTTTATAGATACTCGCAAAAGGGGAGAAGCTGACCTCGTTTTATGGATGGTTGTCATAATATTGATTGGTATAGGTATAGCAGTGAGCTATAGCGCTAGCGCTGTCTATGCTTTAAAGGTTCATGGAGATTCATTCTACTTTCTTAAGAAACAGATTTTATGGTTCATTATTGGTTTTATTGCACTACTTCTATTTCAGGAGATTGATTATCATAATTATATAAAATATACCAAGATAATGTTATTCCTATCATTAATATTATTAGTTTTAATATTTATACCTGGAATAGGGCATAGTGTAAAGGGTTCGGTGAGATGGATAGATTTGTTTTTTTTAAGGTTCCAACCAGCAGAATTTGTAAAGATATTTATGGTAATATATCTTGTGAAGGTTTTTTCTGTTGAAAGCTCAGGACCGGTAAATCATGTGATACAGCTTTTAATCCCAATGCTTATAATAGCAGTTATGTTTATCATGATAATGTTTCAGCCCGATTTTGGTACAGCAATCGATCTTTTGGTCGTGTCGGTATTTATACTCTTTGTTTCAGGATTTTCCTTTGTTTATATTTTAATGCTCAGCATTGTCAGCATTCCGATGTTTTATCTGCTTATTTACCAGGTTGACTATCGCAAAGCAAGGTTGCTTGCTTATCTGGATCCATGGCAGGATAGATTTGGGATTGGATATCATATTATACAGTCTTTTATAGCATTTAAAAAGGGAGGTTTTTGGGGAGTCGGCCTTGGATTAGGGTACCAGAAGATTAGTAGACTTCCAGAACCTCATACTGATTTCATCTTAGCTGTAATTGCTGAGGAGGCTGGGCTTATTGGAACCACATTTGTTTTGGCTTTATATTGTATCCTATTCTGGAGGGGGCTATGCATTTCCTTAGGCGCTCCGGATGAATTTGGCAGGCTGCTTGCTATTGGGGTTACAATTTTAATAGTAGTACAGGCTTTCATGAATATAGGGGTTGTAACCGGAAGCCTGCCAACTACAGGTATACCTTTGCCACTGATAAGCTATGGCGGCTCTTCGCTCATATCGAATATGATTGTGTTGGGTATTCTTTTAAATATTTCAAAATATAGCGAATATAATTCCCCATTTTCGATTAGTCATTTACCTGTATAGAATTGACGATGGATATGGCTGATCATATAAATTGAACTATGGGATTTTATAGAAATTAATTATTAATTGAGATGTTGCTTTAAGATGAGTGATATTAGCGTTTTGATCGTTGGAGGTGGGACAGGTGGGCATATTAGCCCAGGAATTGCTATATATGAAGAATTCAAGGGTAAAGGATTAAAAGCATCCATTCTGGTTGGGAGAAGAGATATGATGTATCCTCCAATAAGTAATGTGATGAAGAAGGATCTCTTCTTTTATAGAGCGCCATCTTTTCCAAAGAAAAATTTATTTATATACCCTTTGTTTATGATCAATTTTATTCTTGCTATTATTAAATCAATCGGAATTATGAAAAAATTGCGGATAAATTCTGTTATTGGGATGGGAGGATATGTATCAGCACCTGCATTGGTTGCTTCTAGGTTATTAAAGATTCCAATTTTTCTCTGTGAGCAGAACTCTATTCCTGGGAGAATAACTACAATTTTTGCACGATATGCCACGAAGATATTCAGCACCTTTGACACCATAAAGGTACACTTAATGATGGAGGAGAGAGACAATGTTCTTAATGTTGGCAATCCAATTAGAAGGGATGTCTTATCGAGTCTTAAAATAGATAAGCAAGATGCAAAAAAATATTTTTCTATGCAGCATTGTAATAAGGTAGTCTTTGTAATAGGCGGCAGTCAGGGGGCTATGCGATTAAATGAATTGGTTTTAGGTATGAAGAGGAAGTATCCTGATGAATTCAGGGATATCGGTATAATATGGAGTACTGGCGAATATTCCTACAAAAAATATAAGACAGCCCTACATGATGAACTTGAGAGGGGATCTACATATATTTCACCCTTTATCCAGGATGTAGGTCTGGCCTATAGGGCGAGCGATATTGTGATAAGCCGGGCGGGATCTGGAGTAATGGTCGAATTTGCATCATTTTCTTTGCCATCAATTCTCATCCCTTACCCCTATGCGGCATCAAATCATCAGGAAAGTAATGCGGAGGTATTTGAAAGGGCAGGGGCGGCCATAAAAATTAGGGATGAGGACGCCCTTCCAGACTCCGTAGCGCCCATTCTCACTGAATTATTAAGTAATTCTATTAAGCTCAACAGAATGTCTGAGATATCGAAGGCTGTAGTGAAAGCTGATGCATCTTTGAATATAGTTAAAAATGTGGTTAGGGAACTTACTTCCTAAAGGGAGAGAAGAGTTGTTTAGAAAATCTAATAGAATGCATTTTTTAGGAATTGGCGGTATCGGGATGAGTGGTATAGCCGAGATACTCATAAATCAGGGTTTTCAGGTCTCCGGTTCTGATTTGGTAGAATCAGAGCAGACAAAGAAGTTACGCGCTCTTGGAGTAAATATATTTATTGGACACAGATCGTCAAACATCATGGACTATTGCGTGGTGATTACCTCAAGCGCAATATGTTTGAATAATCCTGAGATAATTGAGGCTAGGAAAAGAAAAATTCCCATTATCCATCGCTCAGAGATGCTTGCTGAATTGGTCAGGCTAAAGCATGGTATAGGGGTTGCCGGAACACATGGGAAGACAACAACATCTTCAATGCTTTCATATGTACTCTATCATGGAGGAATAAATCCTACTGCGATTGTTGGGGGAAAGGTATTAAACTTCGGCTCCAATGCCAGAATAGGTGAGGGAGAATACCTTGTGTTTGAAGCGGATGAATCTGATGGTTCATTCCTGAAGCTCTTCCCATCAATAGCTGTTGTGACAAACATCGATGCTGACCATCTAGATCACTATAAATACTTTGAGGGACTTAAGGATGCCTTTTTAACATATATAAACCACGTTCCTTTTTATGGTTATTCTGTTCTCTGTATTGATGATCCTGTCATTGCTGATATCATTTCAAAGGTTGAGAGACCATATTTTACCTATGGTTTTTCTGACAGTGCTGATTTTAGGGCTTGCAATGCAAGGATTTCCAATGGCGCTACAATTTATAGTTGTTTATATAGGGGAGAGTTGCTTGGAGATATTATGATACGATTGTTAGGGAATCACAATGTCATCAATTCCCTTTCTGTAATAGCTGTCGCCCTGGAACTTGGAATGGATTTTAAGACAATAAAAGAGGCAATATATGAGTTCAGGGGTGTTGAAAGAAGGATGGAGAAGATAGGTGAGGAGAAGGGTATATTATTAATAGATGATTATGCCCATCATCCAACTGAGATTAGAGCGACTTTACAGGCTGTTAAAGGGTTAGGGAGAAGGATTATTGTGATTTTTCAACCCCATAGGTATTCAAGGACTAAACTTTTATGGGATGAATTTGGACAAGCCTTTGTCGAGGCTGATCTTCTTTATCTTACAGAGATATACCCTGCAGGGGAAGAACAAATTGAAGGAGTCTCATCTCAACTTATTCAACGAGCTATTGCTAAACACGAGGATAGAGAGGTGGATATAATCTCCAGATTTGAGGATATTCCTGATTCAATAATTGGAGAGATGAGAGAGGGTGATATTGTTATGTTACTCGGGGCCGGTAACATTCATAAGGCTGGAGAGGCTATTCTGCATGCCATCAGAGAATTGCCTGAACAGAGTGAGCCTATAGCAATTTAATTGAAGAGTAATAAAAACTATTAGGATGAGCAAATTGAAAAGCTGTATACAGTCAATGAGTATTGTCATATTATTTTTATGTACTATTGGAACATCAATCACAAAAGCAGATGCAAAGAGGGTAAAGTCTATTGAGTTTAAAGGGCTTAAGCTACTTTCCAAATATGAGATAATTGATGAAGTGAATATGAAGGTTGATGAGGATTATATAGTAGTTGATCTTGAATCATTGCATCAGATTTTAGAGGAGTATCCCCTTATAGATAGATTCAATATTGCATTCGAGAGTGATCGATTAATCATTCATATTGTTGAAAAGATTCCCGCTTTTCTACTGGCTATAAGGGAGAGAGATAAGGTTATGCCCTTTGAACTGGATGAGAGATATAGGATAGTATCAGTTAACCAGATTCATGATAATAACTTGCCATTAATTATTATTTCTGAGAATGATATCATTGATGGAGTACTAACGCAAAGATTGGCTAATTTCCTCACCCTTCTTAAAAAGATAAGGGATAATAAATTATCTCTCTATTACGAGATGCTTGAAATTGATTTAACTGATTTTGTAAGAGCCAAGATATTATTAAAGGGCAGAAAGACGACCTTTACTTTAACCCCTCTCGAAGAGTCATTCTATAAATTGAATTCTGGGGTAGGCTATCTCGATAGCATAAGATATTATCCTGATACTATGCAGATTTATGCTGATTCAGGATTGATCAAGTAATATTGACTGGAGCCTCAATATGGAAATGGAAGATGTGGTAGTTGGTTTAGATATAGGAACAACAAAGACATGCGCTGTGATTGGATTTGTTAATGAGAACAATCAGGTAGAGGTTGTTGGTGTTGGAGTTGCTCCTTCAACAGGACTGAAAAATGGAATTGTCGTAAATATTGATAATACTGTATCTTCAATTGTAAGCGCTGTGGAAAAGGCTGAGTTTATGGCTGGATGTGAGGTAAGTGTTGTTTATGTTGGGATGAGCGGGCAACATGTTAAGGGTGAGAATTCAAAGGGTGTCGTTGCTGTATCAAATAGGAACAGGACCATTACTCAATTAGAGGTCAAGAGGGTTATCGAAGCGGCCCAGGCAATCGTCATACCCGTTGATAGACAGATTATGCATGTATTATCAACTGAGTTTGCGGTTGATGATCAATATGGAATTAAGGATCCCATTGGGATGAGTGGAGTTAGACTTGAGGCGGATGTACACATAATTACCGGGGCTAATACTAGCATTCAAAACTTAGTGAAATCAGTAAATGGGTCTGGATTTGAATGCACAGATATAATATTTTCTCCATTAGCCTCTGCTGAGGCGACATTGAATCAGGATGAGAGGGAATTAGGGGTTGTCCTTGTTGATATTGGGGGAGGCACTACTGACATTATGTTATATTTTGAGGGAGGAGTTGCCTTTTCTTCTGTCCTAGCTGTTGGAGGTATTCATGTAACCAATGATATTTCTATTGGATTAAGAACACCTTTAGAATCAGCCGAGATTATAAAGAAAAAAAATGGATGTTCAGTGGTTGATATTGTTGATGTTTCCGATACTATTGAAGTACCTTCAGTTGGGGGAAGGGCTCCAAGGAGATTATTTAAACAAGAGCTAGCCCAGATCATTGAGCCAAGGATGATGGAAATTATGGAGATGGTGGATCATGAATTATTGAAGAGCGGGAAAAAGGATGTTCTGGCTGCTGGAGTTGTTTTAACAGGAGGTGGAAGCATGATTGATGGATGTATTGAAGCGGCGGAAAGAATATTTAATATGCCTGTGCGAATAGGCATATCAGAGGATATTGCAGGATTAAAGGATAAAGTTGCTACACCTATATTTTCCAATGGAGTGGGTCTGTTAAAATATGGGATAAAGATGAATCGGTTCATGAGAACCAAATCTAAGTATGGTAAAGAGGGTAGAATTACATCCTTTCGAAAGATTATAAGAAGATTGTATGAAGACTACCTATAAAAAGATTAATTATTTATGCGACATAATATAATACAAGGGAGATTATCATGTTTAAACTGGAAGAAGAAAAATCTTTAACCACTATTATCAAGGTTGTTGGTGTTGGCGGGGCTGGCAACAATGCTGTTAATAGAATGATCGCTACTGGGATGGAAGGAGTAGAGTTTATCGTTCTTAACACAGATGCTCAGCAGCTTAAGGGATCGGTTGCTTCAGAAAAAATTCAAATAGGAAGTAAACTAACCAGAGGATTGGGAGCCGGCGCAGACCCTGAGATTGGGAAAGAGGCGGCTAACGAAGATAGGGACAAGATTCATAAGGCAATAAAGGGTGCGGATATGGTCTTTATTACCGCCGGAATGGGCGGAGGCACTGGAACCGGGGCAGCCCCAGTTGTTGCTGAGATCGCCAGAGAGCAGAATAGTCTTATTGTGGGGGTTGTAACGAAACCCTTTAAGGCTGAAGGGAAAAGGAGAATGGATAGAGCTTTAGAGGGTATTAAAAATTTAAAGGAAAAGGTTGATACACTTATAACCATTCCGAATGATCTCTTATTGAGAATAATCGATCGCAAAACACCAATAGAGGATGCCTTTAAATTGGCTGATGATATCTTGAGACAGGGAGTACAGGGCATTTCTGATCTAATAATGGTAACAGGGCTTGTTAACGTAGACTTTGCAGATGTGAAGACTGTTATGAAAGAGACTGGAGATGCGCTTATGGGGGTTGGTATTGGAACTGGCGAGAATAAAGCTGTTGAGGCTACTCAGATGGCAGTCAATAGTCCATTGCTTGAGGAGACAAGCGTAGAGGGAGCCAAGGCTGTGCTTATAAACATAGCAGGCGGCAATGATTTATCATTGCATGAAGTCCATGAGGTTACAGACATTATCAACCGCCAGGTAGACCCTGAAG
This genomic stretch from Spirochaetota bacterium harbors:
- the murF gene encoding UDP-N-acetylmuramoyl-tripeptide--D-alanyl-D-alanine ligase: MRVYYPTTVQWIIDSSGGTLIAGQPDRRVLTITTDSRDVGEENLFIPLLGDKFDGHDFIEPLVKEGRIVAFLTIKEEFEKIAYQEKIAAILCDDTLKALGSIASHHRSKMNPVMIGITGTNGKTTTKELLNSVLRKKYNCHKNEKNYNNEIGVPFTLLGLSREHEVAIIEMGMNHSGELNRLSLMTKPDIVIVTNIGEGHLEFFNDVKGVALAKSEIIDGMKENALVLLNRDMAYYDMLYEKAIARGLNVKNYGLSENAEMRPEAYRVYRDRIEIVRKGVTFSIPLFGVHNVYNALAAILASEELGLEPRLIQEALSDFKNIEMRSRLIDGDFIIIDDTYNSNPLSSRYALISASMIFPDNRKIAVLSDMKELGNLSEAYHREVGRIAYEYGFDLLCVWGEMAVAMAEGAQLAGMDDKNVLYFKCKKKLIDFVVGCVKPNDVILIKGSRSMKMEEVVDAVIH
- the mraY gene encoding phospho-N-acetylmuramoyl-pentapeptide-transferase, with the protein product MFYHFILPLQDFISYLRLFQYITFRSAYAAVTALLFVLIFGNMVIKWLKKLEIGEEINKLGPDSHKSKAGTPTMGGIILLGSMLMSIALWGNFNNHYIIILIVATILLGIIGFIDDWMKSVLKKGNGMSARIKMLLQIIIALGVTTVVYLYPSSEEHATMLYIPFLNEPVLDMLWFWIVFATIVIVGSSNAVNLTDGLDGLAIGSVIIVATTLGIMTYLTGHIEIASYLRIPYIPDSAELTVFISAMVGASIGFLWFNCNPASVFMGDTGSLSLGGIVGIVAILIKKEIFLFIVGGVFVLEAISVIIQVVTFKLRGRRVFKMAPIHHHFELSGWPEQKVVVRIWILGIILAIMGITSLKIL
- the murD gene encoding UDP-N-acetylmuramoyl-L-alanine--D-glutamate ligase — translated: MDILDRNSNILVVGLGMITGVSTSNFLVKEGFNVYVSDIKPEEELREEKNRLDERVRVLAGDQSQSILDKGFDLIVISPGVPNEIPLIQAAKDRGIEIIAEIELAYRYLQGRIIAITGTDGKSTTTTLVGEILKGIGLDTHIGGNLGTPMISFTKDTKNDSLSVVELSSFQLENIVGFKPDVAGILNVSPDHLDRYKGMDEYFEAKLRISMNQIEEDFFIYNNNDKLLARGLGGIKAKKLRFSLSDNGADAFYKQDSIFIKLNDRIERVLDISRMQIYGMHNIENAMAAILMVSSIMEKMNYDLDVDLIAETCYSFKGLPHRMEVLGEYEGRRFINDSKATTVGAVEMALKSIPDSGILILGGRTKGDDYTRLKGSIKSKIRHLMLIGESSSEFEKLFKDLPYSISESIDEAVRGAMRASMEGDVILLSPACASYDMFKSYEERGDQFVKSFKKLQNGELSWM
- the ftsW gene encoding putative lipid II flippase FtsW, which gives rise to MDVKSFIDTRKRGEADLVLWMVVIILIGIGIAVSYSASAVYALKVHGDSFYFLKKQILWFIIGFIALLLFQEIDYHNYIKYTKIMLFLSLILLVLIFIPGIGHSVKGSVRWIDLFFLRFQPAEFVKIFMVIYLVKVFSVESSGPVNHVIQLLIPMLIIAVMFIMIMFQPDFGTAIDLLVVSVFILFVSGFSFVYILMLSIVSIPMFYLLIYQVDYRKARLLAYLDPWQDRFGIGYHIIQSFIAFKKGGFWGVGLGLGYQKISRLPEPHTDFILAVIAEEAGLIGTTFVLALYCILFWRGLCISLGAPDEFGRLLAIGVTILIVVQAFMNIGVVTGSLPTTGIPLPLISYGGSSLISNMIVLGILLNISKYSEYNSPFSISHLPV
- a CDS encoding UDP-N-acetylglucosamine--N-acetylmuramyl-(pentapeptide) pyrophosphoryl-undecaprenol N-acetylglucosamine transferase: MSDISVLIVGGGTGGHISPGIAIYEEFKGKGLKASILVGRRDMMYPPISNVMKKDLFFYRAPSFPKKNLFIYPLFMINFILAIIKSIGIMKKLRINSVIGMGGYVSAPALVASRLLKIPIFLCEQNSIPGRITTIFARYATKIFSTFDTIKVHLMMEERDNVLNVGNPIRRDVLSSLKIDKQDAKKYFSMQHCNKVVFVIGGSQGAMRLNELVLGMKRKYPDEFRDIGIIWSTGEYSYKKYKTALHDELERGSTYISPFIQDVGLAYRASDIVISRAGSGVMVEFASFSLPSILIPYPYAASNHQESNAEVFERAGAAIKIRDEDALPDSVAPILTELLSNSIKLNRMSEISKAVVKADASLNIVKNVVRELTS
- the murC gene encoding UDP-N-acetylmuramate--L-alanine ligase — protein: MFRKSNRMHFLGIGGIGMSGIAEILINQGFQVSGSDLVESEQTKKLRALGVNIFIGHRSSNIMDYCVVITSSAICLNNPEIIEARKRKIPIIHRSEMLAELVRLKHGIGVAGTHGKTTTSSMLSYVLYHGGINPTAIVGGKVLNFGSNARIGEGEYLVFEADESDGSFLKLFPSIAVVTNIDADHLDHYKYFEGLKDAFLTYINHVPFYGYSVLCIDDPVIADIISKVERPYFTYGFSDSADFRACNARISNGATIYSCLYRGELLGDIMIRLLGNHNVINSLSVIAVALELGMDFKTIKEAIYEFRGVERRMEKIGEEKGILLIDDYAHHPTEIRATLQAVKGLGRRIIVIFQPHRYSRTKLLWDEFGQAFVEADLLYLTEIYPAGEEQIEGVSSQLIQRAIAKHEDREVDIISRFEDIPDSIIGEMREGDIVMLLGAGNIHKAGEAILHAIRELPEQSEPIAI
- the ftsA gene encoding cell division protein FtsA; the encoded protein is MEMEDVVVGLDIGTTKTCAVIGFVNENNQVEVVGVGVAPSTGLKNGIVVNIDNTVSSIVSAVEKAEFMAGCEVSVVYVGMSGQHVKGENSKGVVAVSNRNRTITQLEVKRVIEAAQAIVIPVDRQIMHVLSTEFAVDDQYGIKDPIGMSGVRLEADVHIITGANTSIQNLVKSVNGSGFECTDIIFSPLASAEATLNQDERELGVVLVDIGGGTTDIMLYFEGGVAFSSVLAVGGIHVTNDISIGLRTPLESAEIIKKKNGCSVVDIVDVSDTIEVPSVGGRAPRRLFKQELAQIIEPRMMEIMEMVDHELLKSGKKDVLAAGVVLTGGGSMIDGCIEAAERIFNMPVRIGISEDIAGLKDKVATPIFSNGVGLLKYGIKMNRFMRTKSKYGKEGRITSFRKIIRRLYEDYL
- the ftsZ gene encoding cell division protein FtsZ: MFKLEEEKSLTTIIKVVGVGGAGNNAVNRMIATGMEGVEFIVLNTDAQQLKGSVASEKIQIGSKLTRGLGAGADPEIGKEAANEDRDKIHKAIKGADMVFITAGMGGGTGTGAAPVVAEIAREQNSLIVGVVTKPFKAEGKRRMDRALEGIKNLKEKVDTLITIPNDLLLRIIDRKTPIEDAFKLADDILRQGVQGISDLIMVTGLVNVDFADVKTVMKETGDALMGVGIGTGENKAVEATQMAVNSPLLEETSVEGAKAVLINIAGGNDLSLHEVHEVTDIINRQVDPEANIIFGTTIDSAIDDKVRVTVIATGFDRRRNMLSREPSDLDKKTGTSLTLIEGEGVNVVDKNVNSGNTFSLKTIDYGTKRRKPIPKPTTTIEKDNIEIPSFLRRSAD